A region of bacterium DNA encodes the following proteins:
- a CDS encoding decaprenyl-phosphate phosphoribosyltransferase: MTTFARHVYVSVRPKHWVKNLLVLAPLVFAQELGSPLPLLKSAAAFIVFCLLASASYLFNDVIDAVGDRVHPLKGTRPIAMRELGGTSAVGVALILTAVGLWVAFALDRTFGFVAAAFVATHVLYSTILTRIVIVDVFTLAANYVLRVVAGAVVIDVPMSPWLLICTMLLSLFLGLSARSLDFKLLGEEAARHRSSLAHYNPYLLDQMIAVITSAILIAYTLYTISPETVAKFGTNKLALTAPFVLYGIFRYLYLIHQGEAQMSIERALFSDLPMRINAFLYALATVAIIYL, encoded by the coding sequence GTGACCACCTTCGCCCGCCACGTCTATGTCAGCGTCCGCCCGAAACACTGGGTGAAAAACCTGCTCGTGCTCGCGCCGCTGGTGTTCGCGCAGGAGCTGGGTTCGCCGCTTCCGCTTTTGAAATCGGCGGCGGCGTTTATCGTCTTTTGCCTTTTGGCGTCGGCGTCCTACCTATTCAACGACGTCATCGACGCGGTGGGCGACCGCGTGCATCCGCTCAAGGGCACGCGGCCGATCGCGATGCGGGAGCTTGGCGGCACGAGCGCGGTCGGCGTCGCGCTGATCTTGACGGCCGTGGGCCTTTGGGTCGCGTTCGCGCTCGATCGCACGTTCGGTTTCGTCGCGGCGGCGTTCGTCGCGACGCACGTCCTCTACAGCACGATCCTGACGCGAATCGTCATCGTCGATGTCTTCACGCTCGCGGCGAACTACGTGCTGCGCGTTGTCGCCGGAGCGGTCGTGATCGACGTGCCGATGAGCCCGTGGCTTCTCATCTGCACGATGCTGCTCTCCCTGTTCCTCGGGCTTTCGGCGCGCTCGCTGGATTTCAAACTGCTCGGCGAGGAGGCGGCGCGGCACCGGTCGAGCCTTGCGCACTACAATCCGTATCTGCTCGACCAGATGATCGCGGTCATCACGAGCGCGATTCTCATCGCCTACACGCTCTACACGATCTCTCCGGAGACGGTGGCCAAGTTCGGCACGAACAAGCTCGCGCTCACTGCGCCGTTCGTGCTCTACGGCATCTTCCGCTACCTCTACCTCATCCATCAGGGAGAGGCGCAAATGTCGATCGAGCGCGCTCTGTTTTCGGACCTGCCGATGCGTATCAACGCGTTTTTGTACGCGCTCGCGACCGTGGCGATCATTTATCTTTGA
- a CDS encoding ParA family protein, whose protein sequence is MRKIAFVNEKGGTCKTTLAVNMAAWFAGKGRRVLLIDLDPQGQSGKSLGIDVRNVERTSAELLLDDAMSVPDAAAPTRIEGLDIIVANKNLTDFPTSAAPRQDRAELLRNKLKGVRGYDIVVFDSPPSLGLVTLNVMLAANEIVIPVNLTYLALDGCAEIVETVETVKANHNKHNLRISMVVPVFYRNTRLANAILAKLREHFAERVSQTVIGFNVTIDEAQSQGRTIWEYAPNSRGAELLGALAREIDAALN, encoded by the coding sequence ATGCGCAAGATCGCGTTCGTCAACGAGAAGGGCGGCACCTGCAAGACGACGCTGGCCGTGAACATGGCGGCGTGGTTCGCGGGCAAGGGGCGGCGCGTGCTGCTTATCGACCTCGACCCGCAGGGGCAGTCGGGCAAGAGCCTCGGGATCGACGTGCGTAACGTCGAACGCACGAGCGCGGAGCTTCTGCTCGACGACGCGATGAGCGTTCCGGACGCCGCCGCGCCGACGCGCATCGAAGGGCTCGACATCATCGTGGCCAACAAGAACCTGACCGATTTCCCGACGAGCGCCGCGCCGCGCCAGGATCGCGCCGAGCTGCTTCGCAATAAACTGAAAGGCGTGCGCGGCTACGACATCGTCGTGTTCGATTCGCCGCCGTCGCTCGGGCTCGTGACGCTGAACGTGATGCTCGCGGCGAACGAGATCGTCATCCCCGTCAACCTCACGTATCTCGCGCTCGACGGCTGCGCCGAGATCGTGGAGACGGTGGAGACCGTCAAGGCGAACCACAACAAGCACAACCTGCGCATCTCGATGGTGGTGCCGGTGTTCTATCGCAATACGCGGCTCGCGAATGCGATCCTCGCCAAACTGCGCGAGCATTTCGCCGAACGCGTCTCGCAAACGGTGATCGGCTTCAACGTCACGATCGACGAGGCGCAAAGCCAGGGCCGCACGATCTGGGAATACGCGCCGAACTCCCGCGGCGCCGAATTGCTCGGCGCGCTCGCGCGGGAGATCGACGCGGCCTTAAATTGA
- a CDS encoding acyltransferase family protein, which produces MPAPIIFPGRVDHDSLENFDLDFVRRLMPIVRPGKWYFRSRVYGVEKIPEGRAIIVGNHNSGITFFDPFLIVEHWYGRPGNVEPIWFMAHEAVLKLPVLGALLPRLGAIRASPENAHKILARGGKFGVYPGGDYDAFKPYRDRHRIDFAGRKGFARIAVETKTPIVPLAHVGGHETFFVLTRGETLAKILRLDKTLRSKVFPISIAAPWGLMIGPMFHLPLPARVVARFGDPIDTAKIIRGARSFDAKVDRVYNAVTETLQGMIDEIVADRKR; this is translated from the coding sequence ATGCCCGCTCCCATTATTTTCCCCGGCCGCGTCGATCACGACAGCCTGGAAAACTTCGATCTCGATTTTGTGCGCCGCCTTATGCCGATCGTCCGGCCGGGCAAGTGGTATTTTCGCTCGCGGGTTTACGGTGTCGAGAAGATCCCGGAAGGCCGCGCGATCATCGTCGGCAACCACAACTCCGGCATCACGTTTTTCGACCCGTTCCTCATCGTCGAGCACTGGTACGGCCGGCCTGGAAACGTGGAGCCGATCTGGTTCATGGCGCACGAGGCGGTGCTGAAGCTGCCGGTGCTCGGCGCGTTGCTGCCGCGCCTGGGGGCGATTCGCGCAAGCCCCGAAAACGCGCACAAGATTCTCGCGCGCGGCGGCAAGTTCGGCGTTTATCCGGGAGGCGACTACGACGCGTTCAAGCCGTATCGCGACCGCCACCGGATCGACTTCGCGGGACGCAAGGGATTCGCGCGCATCGCTGTGGAAACGAAAACGCCGATCGTGCCGCTCGCGCACGTGGGCGGCCACGAAACGTTTTTCGTGCTGACGCGCGGCGAGACGCTCGCGAAAATCCTGCGCCTCGACAAGACGCTGCGCTCGAAGGTGTTTCCGATCTCCATCGCCGCGCCGTGGGGCCTCATGATCGGCCCGATGTTCCATCTGCCGCTGCCGGCCAGGGTCGTCGCGCGTTTTGGCGACCCGATCGACACCGCGAAAATCATTCGCGGCGCCCGCTCGTTCGACGCGAAGGTCGACCGCGTTTACAACGCCGTCACCGAAACGCTGCAAGGGATGATCGACGAGATCGTCGCGGATCGGAAAAGGTAA